In Cicer arietinum cultivar CDC Frontier isolate Library 1 chromosome 7, Cicar.CDCFrontier_v2.0, whole genome shotgun sequence, a single window of DNA contains:
- the LOC101511817 gene encoding uncharacterized protein, with amino-acid sequence MAHWRSAAGHLRTLEANRQYLSALRRSHYHTIQAIPRECTGRKVAARDRMQGRIPAVVFFQNLLDKNSDSRSTSRKHLLTVEKKQIKAVLNEIEVPFFCSTRFPLQIRAGSGSTHLLETGTVLPIKIHRDEESGNILNLVFVWAEDGTELKVDVPVVFKGEDVCPGLQKGGVLNKIRSSLKYLCPSEHIPSKIEVDISKLDIEDKIFMRDIEVHPSLKLLSKNENMPICKIVPTSLGNQAPVAE; translated from the exons ATGGCGCATTGGCGCTCCGCCGCCGGCCACCTCCGAACATTGGAGGCAAACCGTCAATACTTATCAGCACTCCGCCGTAGCCATTACCACACAATTCAAGCAATCCCGAGAGAATGTACTGGAAGGAAAGTTGCCGCCAGAGATAGAATGCAAGGTCGAATACCTGCCGTCGTTTTCTTCCAGAACCTTCTTGACAAAAACTCCGACTCTCGATCCACGTCGAGGAAGCATTTGCTCACCGTCGAGAAGAAACAGATTAAAGCCGTACTCAATGAAATCGAAGTTCCTTTCTTCTGCTCCACACGTTTTCCGCTACAAATCCGTGCTGGATCCGGATCCACTCATTTGCTCGAAACTGGAACTGTTCTACCTATCAAG ATTCATAGGGATGAAGAGAGTgggaatattttgaatttagtgTTTGTTTGGGCAGAAGACGGTACTGAATTGAAGGTTGATGTGCCTGTTGTTTTCAAAGGGGAAGATGTTTGTCCTGGTCTTCAGAAAG GTGGTGTTTTGAATAAGATCAGAAGTAGTCTAAAATATCTTTGTCCATCTGAGCACATTCCTTCAAAAATTGAGGTGGATATCAGCAAATTAGATATTGAAGATAAGATATTCATGCGTGATATTGAGGTTCATCCATCCTTGAAACTTCTGAGTAAGAACGAAAACATGCCTATTTGTAAAATAGTTCCAACAAGTTTGGGAAACCAAGCACCAGTTGCTGAGTGA